The Candidatus Caldatribacterium sp. genome segment CCTTACCGTGTACTTGGAGAAGTGCCTTACGGAGAGGCCCTCAGGCTCCAGCGAGAACTTGTTGCAGAAATTATTGCCCAGGAACTCCCGGGTGTACTCCTTCTCCTTGAGCATCCTCCGGTTATAACTCTGGGGCGAGGGGCAAAAAGAGAGCATCTCCTTGTGCCCGAGGCGAAGCTGAGAGAAAGAGGAGTCGAGCTCTACGAAATCGAGCGAGGGGGCGATGTGACCTACCATGGTCCCGGACAAATCGTGGGGTATCCTCTTTTGAACCTTCGGTTCTGGCAGAAGGACGTGCATGCCTTCTTGAGGGCTCTTGAAGAGGTGCTCATTGAGTTCCTCAGGGTCTTTGGGATTTCGGGTTTTCGCTTCCCTCCGTACACCGGGGTCTGGGTGGAAAAGGAGGGGCCCAAGAAAATTGCCGCTATCGGGGTAGCGGTCAAGCAGTGGGTGACCTACCACGGATTTGCGCTCAACGTCTCTCCTGAGCTTTCCTTTTTCCGGTACATTGTTCCCTGCGGCATCCGGGATTTCGGGGTGACGAGCCTTCGAGAAATTCTGGGGAGAGATTTCTCGGGAAAAGAGCGTGTGTCAATGGCGCACCTCCTGGCCCAGAAATTCGGCGAGGTCTTTGGATTCGCTATGGAGGAGGTAGAGAGTGAGCACCCTTCCTTCGTGGATTAAGCGCCGCTTTCCCCCTCAGGAGGAATGGGAGAGGGTGCAGAAGCTTTTGCGGACCCTTGCACTCCACACGGTTTGCGAGAGCGCCCGTTGCCCGAATCTCGGGGAGTGCTTCCGCCGGGGAACGGCGACTTTTCTCATTCTTGGGGATACCTGTACCCGGAGCTGCCGCTTCTGCGCCGTAGGGAAAGGAATTCCAAAACCTCCTGACCCCGAAGAGCCGGAGCGGGTGGCCGAGGCGGCTCGAAAGCTCAACCTCAGGCACGTCGTGGTAACCTCTGTCACCCGGGACGACCTTCCCGATGGGGGAGCGGGGCACTTTGCCGAGACCATCCGGGCTATTCGCAGGACTCTTCCTCAGGCCACAGTCGAGGTCCTTGTTCCCGATTTCCTCGGTAGC includes the following:
- the lipB gene encoding lipoyl(octanoyl) transferase LipB, whose amino-acid sequence is MISFPYRVLGEVPYGEALRLQRELVAEIIAQELPGVLLLLEHPPVITLGRGAKREHLLVPEAKLRERGVELYEIERGGDVTYHGPGQIVGYPLLNLRFWQKDVHAFLRALEEVLIEFLRVFGISGFRFPPYTGVWVEKEGPKKIAAIGVAVKQWVTYHGFALNVSPELSFFRYIVPCGIRDFGVTSLREILGRDFSGKERVSMAHLLAQKFGEVFGFAMEEVESEHPSFVD
- the lipA gene encoding lipoyl synthase translates to MSTLPSWIKRRFPPQEEWERVQKLLRTLALHTVCESARCPNLGECFRRGTATFLILGDTCTRSCRFCAVGKGIPKPPDPEEPERVAEAARKLNLRHVVVTSVTRDDLPDGGAGHFAETIRAIRRTLPQATVEVLVPDFLGSEEALDTVLAARPDVLNHNVETVPRLYPLVRPQADYRRSLWLLARAKEKAPEMLTKSGLMVGLGETREEVEAVLRDLREVSCDIVTIGQYLRPSVHHLPVSAYIPPEEFEYYREYALRLGFSGVASGPFVRSSYRAEEFVGG